A single window of Kitasatospora sp. HUAS MG31 DNA harbors:
- a CDS encoding DUF350 domain-containing protein translates to MNEIAHQLGEAAAYSGVGLLLLLLGVGLVDLLTPGKLGRQIWVERNRNAAVVLSSALLGIGLIVFTAIISTYDEFGKGVAAAGVFGLFGLVVLAVAFWAIDLFTPGKLGAILVDPDPHPAVWVTASTNLAVSAIVAAAIY, encoded by the coding sequence ATGAACGAGATCGCGCACCAGCTCGGCGAGGCCGCCGCGTACAGCGGGGTGGGCCTGCTGCTCCTGCTGCTCGGCGTCGGGCTGGTCGACCTGCTGACGCCCGGCAAGCTGGGCCGGCAGATCTGGGTGGAGCGGAACCGGAACGCCGCGGTGGTGCTGAGCTCGGCGCTGCTGGGGATCGGCCTGATCGTCTTCACCGCGATCATCTCCACCTACGACGAGTTCGGGAAGGGCGTCGCCGCGGCGGGCGTGTTCGGGCTGTTCGGCCTGGTGGTGCTGGCCGTCGCGTTCTGGGCGATCGACCTGTTCACCCCCGGCAAGCTCGGCGCCATCCTGGTCGACCCGGATCCGCACCCGGCGGTGTGGGTCACCGCCTCGACCAACCTGGCCGTCTCGGCGATCGTCGCCGCCGCCATCTACTGA
- a CDS encoding adenylosuccinate synthase yields the protein MPALVLVGAQWGDEGKGKATDLLGGSVDYVVRYQGGNNAGHTVVIGDQKYALHLLPSGILSPNVTPVIGNGVVIDPGVLLSELNGLNERGIDTSKLLISGNAHLITPYHRTLDKVTERFLGKRRIGTTGRGIGPTYADKINRVGIRVQDLFDESILRQKIEAALHDKNQILVKLYNRRAIPAELVLEEYLGYAEKIRPFLADTTLVLDEALKANKVVLLEGGQGTLLDVDHGTYPFVTSSNPTAGGACTGAGIGPTKIDRVIGILKAYTTRVGSGPFPTELLDADGEALRRIGGERGVTTGRDRRCGWFDAVIARYATRVNGLTDFFLTKLDVLTGWEQIPVCVAYEVDGRRVEELPYNQSDFHHAKPVYETLPGWSEDISKAQTFSDLPKNAQAYVKALEEMSGAPISAIGVGPGRTETIQINSFI from the coding sequence GTGCCGGCACTCGTGCTCGTTGGTGCCCAGTGGGGAGACGAGGGCAAGGGGAAGGCCACGGACCTCCTCGGCGGCTCCGTCGACTACGTCGTCCGCTACCAGGGCGGCAACAATGCCGGTCACACGGTGGTCATCGGCGACCAGAAGTATGCCCTGCACCTGCTGCCTTCCGGCATCCTCAGCCCGAATGTGACGCCGGTGATCGGCAACGGCGTCGTCATCGACCCGGGTGTGCTGCTCTCCGAGCTGAACGGGCTCAACGAGCGAGGCATCGACACCTCCAAGCTGCTGATCTCGGGCAACGCCCATCTGATCACGCCGTACCACCGCACCCTGGACAAGGTCACCGAGCGCTTCCTCGGCAAGCGCCGGATCGGCACCACCGGCCGCGGCATCGGCCCGACCTACGCGGACAAGATCAACCGCGTGGGCATCCGGGTCCAGGACCTGTTCGACGAATCGATCCTCCGGCAGAAGATCGAGGCGGCGCTGCACGACAAGAACCAGATCCTGGTCAAGCTGTACAACCGCCGCGCCATCCCGGCCGAGCTGGTGCTGGAGGAGTACCTCGGCTACGCCGAGAAGATCCGCCCGTTCCTGGCCGACACCACCCTCGTCCTGGACGAGGCGCTGAAGGCGAACAAGGTGGTCCTGCTGGAGGGCGGCCAGGGCACCCTGCTGGACGTGGACCACGGCACGTACCCCTTCGTGACCTCGTCGAACCCGACCGCCGGCGGTGCCTGCACCGGTGCCGGCATCGGCCCGACCAAGATCGACCGGGTCATCGGCATCCTCAAGGCGTACACCACCCGCGTCGGCTCGGGCCCGTTCCCGACCGAGCTGCTGGACGCCGACGGCGAGGCGCTGCGCCGGATCGGCGGCGAGCGCGGTGTCACCACCGGCCGTGACCGGCGCTGCGGCTGGTTCGACGCGGTGATCGCGCGGTACGCGACCCGGGTCAACGGTCTGACCGACTTCTTCCTGACCAAGCTCGACGTGCTCACCGGCTGGGAGCAGATCCCGGTCTGCGTGGCGTACGAGGTCGACGGCCGCCGGGTGGAGGAGCTGCCGTACAACCAGTCGGACTTCCACCACGCCAAGCCGGTCTACGAGACGCTGCCCGGCTGGAGCGAGGACATCAGCAAGGCGCAGACCTTCTCCGACCTGCCGAAGAACGCCCAGGCGTACGTGAAGGCGCTGGAGGAGATGTCGGGCGCCCCGATCTCGGCGATCGGTGTCGGCCCCGGCCGGACCGAGACGATCCAGATCAACTCGTTCATCTGA
- the purM gene encoding phosphoribosylformylglycinamidine cyclo-ligase produces MTSNESGATYAAAGVDIEAGDRAVELMKQWVRKADRPEVVGGLGGFAGLFDASAFKRYERPLLATATDGVGTKVAIAQAMDKHDTIGHDLVGMVVDDLVVCGAEPLFMTDYICVGKVVPERVAAIVKGIAEGCTLAGCALVGGETAEHPGLLGPDEYDVAGAGTGVVEADALLGADRVRAGDVVIAMAASGLHSNGYSLVRHVLLNQAGWSLDRQVEEFGRTLGEELLEPTRIYSLDCLALTRATEIHAFSHVTGGGLAANLARVIPDGLHARLDRGTWTPLPVFQTVAKVGRMQSLEIEKTLNMGVGMVAVVPPHSVDVVLSVLEDRGVEAWLLGDIVDRTDEHDGGAALYNRYEAFDLA; encoded by the coding sequence GTGACCAGCAACGAGAGCGGCGCCACCTATGCCGCCGCAGGTGTCGACATCGAGGCCGGAGACCGCGCCGTCGAGCTGATGAAGCAGTGGGTGAGGAAGGCCGACCGCCCCGAGGTGGTCGGCGGCCTCGGTGGCTTCGCCGGGCTCTTCGACGCCTCCGCCTTCAAGCGCTACGAGCGCCCGCTGCTGGCCACCGCGACCGACGGCGTCGGCACCAAGGTCGCCATCGCCCAGGCCATGGACAAGCACGACACCATCGGCCACGACCTGGTCGGCATGGTCGTCGACGACCTGGTGGTCTGCGGTGCCGAGCCGCTGTTCATGACCGACTACATCTGCGTCGGCAAGGTCGTCCCCGAGCGGGTCGCCGCCATCGTCAAGGGCATCGCCGAGGGCTGCACCCTGGCCGGCTGCGCGCTGGTCGGCGGCGAGACCGCCGAGCACCCCGGCCTGCTCGGCCCGGACGAGTACGACGTCGCGGGCGCCGGCACCGGTGTGGTGGAGGCCGACGCGCTGCTCGGCGCCGACCGGGTCCGGGCCGGCGACGTGGTCATCGCCATGGCCGCCTCCGGTCTGCACTCCAACGGCTACTCGCTGGTCCGGCACGTGCTGCTGAACCAGGCCGGCTGGTCGCTGGACCGGCAGGTGGAGGAGTTCGGCCGCACCCTCGGCGAGGAGCTGCTGGAGCCCACCCGGATCTACTCCCTGGACTGCCTGGCGCTCACCCGCGCCACCGAGATCCACGCCTTCTCGCATGTCACCGGCGGCGGCCTGGCGGCCAACCTGGCCCGGGTCATCCCGGACGGCCTGCACGCCCGCCTGGACCGCGGCACCTGGACCCCGCTGCCGGTGTTCCAGACCGTGGCGAAGGTCGGCCGGATGCAGTCCCTGGAGATCGAGAAGACGCTCAACATGGGCGTCGGCATGGTGGCCGTCGTCCCGCCGCACTCGGTCGACGTGGTGCTGTCGGTCCTCGAGGACCGCGGCGTGGAGGCGTGGCTGCTCGGCGACATCGTGGACCGCACCGACGAGCACGACGGCGGCGCCGCGCTCTACAACCGGTACGAGGCCTTCGACCTGGCCTGA
- a CDS encoding Glu/Leu/Phe/Val dehydrogenase dimerization domain-containing protein produces the protein MTDVHTASATHPAPGVLSRIFGTAQDGSAGEGHEQVVLCHDRSTGLKAIIAIHSTALGPALGGTRFFPYATEEEALQDALNLSRGMSYKNALAGLDLGGGKAVIVGDPNQDKNEAMLRAYGRFVESLRGRYITACDVGTYVQDMDVVARETQFVTGRSPEHGGAGDSSILTAFGVFQGMRASAQARWGQPTLRGKRVGVAGVGKVGHYLVGHLVADGATVVVTDVSEAAVNRVRAAHPEVEVVADTAALLQAKLDVYAPCALGGALDDHTVGALGEAGTSIVCGAANNQLAHGGVEKDLAGRGILYAPDYLVNSGGVIQVADEIEGFNFERAKNKATKIFDTTLEIFTRAAADGIPPAVAADRLAEKRMREVSALRSILLPGARRA, from the coding sequence GTGACCGACGTACACACGGCGTCCGCCACGCACCCCGCACCCGGCGTGCTGAGCAGGATCTTCGGTACCGCACAGGACGGCTCGGCCGGCGAAGGCCACGAGCAGGTGGTCCTCTGCCACGACCGGAGCACCGGCCTCAAGGCGATCATCGCCATCCACTCCACCGCCCTCGGCCCGGCCCTCGGCGGCACCCGCTTCTTCCCGTACGCGACGGAGGAGGAGGCGCTGCAGGACGCGCTGAACCTCTCCCGCGGGATGAGCTACAAGAACGCGCTCGCCGGGCTGGACCTCGGCGGCGGCAAGGCCGTGATCGTCGGCGACCCGAACCAGGACAAGAACGAGGCGATGCTCCGGGCCTACGGCCGCTTCGTGGAGTCGCTGCGCGGCCGCTACATCACCGCCTGCGACGTGGGCACCTACGTCCAGGACATGGACGTCGTGGCCCGCGAGACCCAGTTCGTCACCGGCCGCTCGCCGGAGCACGGCGGCGCCGGCGACTCCTCCATCCTGACCGCCTTCGGCGTGTTCCAGGGCATGCGCGCCTCGGCCCAGGCCCGCTGGGGCCAGCCGACCCTGCGCGGCAAGCGGGTCGGCGTCGCGGGCGTCGGCAAGGTCGGCCACTACCTGGTCGGCCACCTGGTCGCGGACGGCGCGACCGTGGTCGTCACGGACGTCTCCGAGGCCGCGGTGAACCGCGTCCGGGCCGCCCACCCCGAGGTCGAGGTGGTGGCGGACACCGCCGCCCTGCTGCAGGCGAAGCTGGACGTCTACGCCCCCTGCGCCCTGGGCGGCGCGCTGGACGACCACACGGTCGGCGCGCTGGGCGAGGCCGGCACCTCGATCGTCTGCGGCGCGGCCAACAACCAGCTCGCGCACGGCGGCGTGGAGAAGGACCTGGCCGGTCGCGGCATCCTGTACGCGCCCGACTACCTGGTGAACTCGGGCGGCGTGATCCAGGTCGCCGACGAGATCGAGGGCTTCAACTTCGAGCGTGCCAAGAACAAGGCCACGAAGATCTTCGACACCACCCTGGAGATCTTCACCCGGGCCGCGGCCGACGGCATCCCGCCGGCGGTGGCCGCCGACCGCCTCGCCGAGAAGCGGATGCGGGAGGTCAGCGCGCTCCGCTCGATCCTCCTCCCCGGTGCCCGCCGGGCCTGA
- a CDS encoding GNAT family N-acetyltransferase — MTAKLPAPITLTGRHVRLEPLGRAHVPDLFAAGGGDEEVWRWIPTPVPRTVEEMAAVVDARLADTACEPFAVVDRASGRAIGVTCYFDASAEDELLEIGGTWYARAVWRTAVNTEAKLLLLTHAFEDLGMGRVVWKTDHLNERSQNAIQRLGASYEGTFRRSRRRPDGSWRDSVYFSMLREEWPVAKARLTERLHAGAAVPA, encoded by the coding sequence ATGACTGCGAAGCTTCCCGCCCCGATCACGCTGACCGGCCGCCACGTCCGCCTGGAGCCGCTGGGCCGCGCCCATGTGCCCGACCTGTTCGCGGCGGGCGGCGGTGACGAGGAGGTGTGGCGCTGGATCCCGACGCCGGTGCCGCGGACGGTGGAGGAGATGGCGGCGGTGGTCGACGCCCGGCTGGCCGACACCGCCTGCGAGCCGTTCGCGGTCGTCGACCGGGCGAGCGGCCGGGCCATCGGGGTGACCTGCTACTTCGACGCCAGCGCCGAGGACGAGCTGCTGGAGATCGGCGGCACCTGGTATGCCCGGGCGGTGTGGCGCACGGCGGTGAACACCGAGGCCAAGCTGCTGCTGCTCACCCACGCCTTCGAGGACCTGGGCATGGGCCGGGTGGTGTGGAAGACCGACCACCTCAACGAGCGGTCGCAGAACGCGATCCAGCGGCTGGGCGCCAGCTACGAGGGCACCTTCCGGCGCTCCAGGCGGCGGCCGGACGGGAGCTGGCGGGACAGCGTGTACTTCTCGATGCTGCGCGAGGAGTGGCCGGTGGCGAAGGCGCGGCTGACCGAGCGGCTGCACGCCGGGGCGGCCGTACCCGCCTGA
- the bldC gene encoding developmental transcriptional regulator BldC: MTARTPDAEPLLTPAEVATMFRVDPKTVTRWAKAGKLTSIRTLGGHRRYREAEVRALLAGIPAQRTEA; this comes from the coding sequence ATGACCGCTCGTACCCCTGACGCCGAACCTCTGCTGACGCCGGCAGAGGTCGCCACCATGTTCCGCGTTGACCCCAAGACGGTCACCCGTTGGGCCAAGGCGGGCAAGCTCACGTCCATCCGCACCCTGGGCGGGCACCGCCGTTACCGCGAGGCGGAGGTGCGCGCTCTGCTGGCCGGGATTCCCGCCCAGCGCACCGAGGCCTGA
- a CDS encoding DUF3073 domain-containing protein, producing MGRGRAKAKQTKVARELKYNSGGFDANRLSHELGVSPSTAIEPEPIEDEDEDDPYAAYADLYADEDDDEDADSGQSRRRA from the coding sequence ATGGGGCGCGGCCGGGCCAAGGCCAAGCAGACGAAGGTCGCCCGCGAGCTGAAGTACAACAGCGGCGGGTTCGACGCTAACCGTCTGTCTCACGAGCTGGGCGTATCGCCGTCCACCGCGATCGAGCCGGAGCCGATCGAGGACGAGGACGAGGACGACCCCTACGCGGCGTACGCGGACCTTTACGCCGACGAGGACGACGACGAGGACGCGGACAGCGGCCAGTCGCGCCGACGGGCGTAG
- the purF gene encoding amidophosphoribosyltransferase, producing MPRGDGRLNHDLLPGEKGPQDACGVFGVWAPGEEVAKLTYFGLYALQHRGQESAGIAVSNGSQILVFKDMGLVSQVFDETSLGSLHGHIAVGHARYSTTGSSVWENAQPTFRATAHGSLALGHNGNLVNTAELAAMVAELPGEEHVSRSGRTAATNDTDLVTALLAGHPDLSIEETARQVLPRVRGAFSLVFMDEHTLYAARDPQGIRPLVLGRLERGWVVASETAALDICGASFIREVEPGELIAIDENGIRTSRFAEAKPKGCVFEYVYLARPDTTIAGRNVHLSRVEMGRRLAKEAPVEADLVIATPESGTPAAIGYAEASGIPYGSGLVKNAYVGRTFIQPSQTIRQLGIRLKLNPLKEVIAGKRLVVVDDSIVRGNTQRALVKMLREAGAAEVHIRISSPPVKWPCFFGIDFATRAELIANGMTIEEIGRTLGADSLAYISLDGMIEATAQPKDRLCRACFDGEYPMELPDPALLGKLLLEAEIAGGKAQPPVRGGKPTSDLDGVQSLLGGAGAADALRRP from the coding sequence GTGCCACGTGGTGACGGACGACTCAACCACGATCTTCTTCCCGGCGAGAAAGGCCCCCAGGACGCGTGTGGCGTCTTCGGTGTCTGGGCTCCCGGCGAGGAGGTCGCGAAGCTCACGTACTTCGGCCTCTATGCCCTGCAGCACCGCGGACAGGAATCCGCGGGCATCGCAGTGAGCAACGGCTCCCAGATTCTCGTCTTCAAGGACATGGGACTCGTCTCCCAGGTCTTCGACGAGACCTCCCTGGGGTCGTTGCACGGGCATATCGCCGTCGGACATGCCCGCTATTCGACGACCGGTTCCTCGGTCTGGGAGAACGCCCAGCCGACCTTCCGCGCGACGGCCCACGGCTCGCTCGCCCTCGGTCACAACGGGAACCTGGTCAACACCGCCGAACTCGCGGCGATGGTCGCCGAGCTGCCCGGCGAGGAGCACGTCTCCCGCTCGGGCCGCACCGCGGCGACCAACGACACCGACCTGGTGACCGCGCTGCTCGCCGGGCATCCGGACCTCTCCATCGAGGAGACGGCCCGGCAGGTCCTGCCCAGGGTCCGCGGTGCCTTCTCGCTGGTCTTCATGGACGAGCACACCCTCTACGCCGCCCGCGACCCGCAGGGCATCCGCCCGCTGGTCCTCGGCCGGCTGGAGCGCGGCTGGGTGGTCGCCTCCGAGACGGCGGCCCTCGACATCTGCGGCGCCTCCTTCATCCGCGAGGTGGAGCCCGGCGAGCTCATCGCCATCGACGAGAACGGCATCCGCACCTCGCGGTTCGCCGAGGCCAAGCCCAAGGGCTGCGTCTTCGAGTACGTCTACCTGGCCCGCCCCGACACCACCATCGCCGGCCGCAACGTCCACCTCTCGCGCGTCGAGATGGGCCGCCGCCTGGCGAAGGAGGCCCCGGTCGAGGCCGACCTGGTGATAGCGACCCCGGAGTCCGGCACCCCCGCCGCCATCGGCTACGCCGAGGCCAGCGGCATCCCGTACGGCTCCGGCCTGGTGAAGAACGCCTACGTGGGCCGCACCTTCATCCAGCCCAGCCAGACCATCCGCCAGCTCGGCATCCGGCTCAAGCTCAACCCGCTGAAGGAAGTCATCGCGGGCAAGCGGCTGGTGGTCGTGGACGACTCGATCGTCCGCGGCAACACCCAGCGGGCGCTCGTGAAGATGCTGCGCGAGGCGGGCGCCGCCGAGGTCCACATCCGGATCTCCTCCCCGCCGGTCAAGTGGCCCTGCTTCTTCGGCATCGACTTCGCCACCCGCGCGGAGCTGATCGCCAACGGCATGACCATCGAGGAGATCGGCCGCACCCTCGGCGCCGACTCGCTGGCCTACATCTCCCTCGACGGCATGATCGAGGCCACCGCGCAGCCCAAGGACCGGCTCTGCCGGGCCTGCTTCGACGGCGAGTACCCGATGGAGCTGCCGGACCCGGCGCTGCTCGGCAAACTGCTGCTGGAGGCCGAGATCGCGGGCGGGAAGGCGCAGCCCCCGGTCCGCGGGGGCAAGCCCACCAGCGACCTGGACGGCGTGCAGTCGCTGCTCGGTGGAGCCGGCGCGGCGGACGCGCTGCGACGCCCGTAA
- a CDS encoding MFS transporter, whose protein sequence is MSTSSAEFRAALDEAPARPKAAARTRQIPADNPEGRSPLVRWLSVITLGLGVFAIVTSELLPVGLLPPIAKDVGVSDGVAGLTVTLYGAVAALTAVPLTALFGRTDRRLLVPALMAVVVAGNVVTAYAPNYTVLILARILMGFAHGVFWSTVPGSTVRLVPERQSVKATAIVLSGISIASVLGVPLGTYLGQQTEWQVAFLAMAGLGVLVMVGALLLLPALPAGGASLSAIPSLLRRRPFMTALLVTCLTMIGHYLAFTYITPYLERETGIDSGLIGVLLLVFGVAGVAGNFLAGATVARSLRGSLIGAVGGLVVSMVLLAVLRDWEIAAYAVLVLWGLAYAALPVCLQTWVMTSAADATDSASSLYITCFNTSIALGSLLGGLTVDHIGLASITWIAGGLAAAALLAIVTVGRPRPTDA, encoded by the coding sequence GTGTCCACATCGTCCGCCGAATTCCGGGCCGCGCTCGACGAAGCGCCGGCCCGTCCCAAGGCCGCCGCCCGCACCCGCCAGATCCCCGCCGACAACCCCGAAGGCCGCAGCCCGCTGGTCCGCTGGCTGTCCGTGATCACGCTCGGCCTCGGCGTCTTCGCCATCGTCACCTCCGAGCTCCTCCCGGTCGGCCTGCTGCCCCCGATCGCCAAGGACGTCGGCGTCTCCGACGGCGTCGCCGGCCTGACCGTCACGCTCTACGGCGCCGTCGCCGCGCTCACCGCCGTCCCGCTCACCGCCCTGTTCGGCCGCACCGACCGCCGCCTCCTGGTCCCCGCGCTGATGGCCGTGGTCGTCGCCGGCAACGTGGTCACCGCGTACGCCCCGAACTACACCGTGCTCATCCTGGCCCGCATCCTCATGGGCTTCGCCCACGGCGTGTTCTGGTCCACCGTGCCCGGCAGCACCGTCCGCCTGGTCCCCGAGCGGCAGTCCGTCAAGGCCACCGCCATCGTCCTCAGCGGCATCTCCATCGCCTCCGTGCTCGGCGTGCCGCTCGGCACCTACCTCGGCCAGCAGACCGAGTGGCAGGTCGCCTTCCTGGCGATGGCCGGCCTCGGCGTCCTGGTCATGGTCGGCGCCCTGCTCCTGCTCCCGGCCCTGCCCGCGGGCGGCGCCAGCCTCTCCGCCATCCCCAGCCTGCTGCGCCGCCGCCCGTTCATGACGGCGCTGCTGGTCACCTGCCTGACGATGATCGGCCACTACCTGGCCTTCACGTACATCACCCCGTACCTGGAGCGCGAGACCGGCATCGACTCCGGCCTGATCGGCGTCCTGCTGCTGGTCTTCGGCGTCGCCGGTGTGGCCGGCAACTTCCTGGCCGGCGCCACCGTGGCCCGCTCGCTGCGCGGCTCGCTGATCGGCGCGGTCGGCGGCCTGGTGGTCTCCATGGTCCTGCTGGCCGTCCTGCGGGACTGGGAGATCGCCGCCTACGCCGTCCTGGTCCTGTGGGGCCTGGCCTACGCGGCCCTGCCGGTCTGCCTGCAGACCTGGGTGATGACCTCGGCCGCGGACGCCACCGACTCGGCCTCCTCGCTCTACATCACCTGCTTCAACACCTCGATCGCGCTCGGCTCGCTGCTCGGCGGCCTCACCGTGGACCACATCGGCCTGGCGAGCATCACCTGGATCGCCGGCGGCCTCGCCGCCGCCGCCCTGCTGGCGATCGTCACCGTCGGCCGCCCCCGCCCGACCGACGCCTGA
- a CDS encoding diacylglycerol kinase: protein MSSLSTPASHPAEPAGPAPLLVLLDPVARQADGESVRIAKDVLCGGADVKVVMPESPSELDRVLSHRGRRRPVVIGSDPAVQRALQALHRQRELGTDPIGVIPVGRPPATAAARTLGVPAEPVAAARAVLGGSPRKQDLLIDDGGGVVLSEVRFTGGRWGRTDGWRSLWAKFAAPEQGKLPAAEEVRIEADGRLLADLHQHVSRLRISVADGCMEIVLRLDGEPCRHRAASLTVTGRGFGYQADGRPSGPVRQRTWTVHAGAWELLLPAG, encoded by the coding sequence GTGTCGTCCCTGTCCACGCCCGCATCCCACCCTGCGGAACCAGCCGGCCCGGCCCCCCTGCTGGTGCTCCTCGACCCGGTCGCGCGGCAGGCCGACGGCGAGTCGGTGCGGATCGCCAAGGACGTCCTCTGCGGGGGCGCCGACGTCAAGGTGGTCATGCCCGAGAGTCCGTCCGAACTGGACCGGGTGCTGTCGCACCGTGGCCGCCGCCGACCGGTCGTGATCGGATCCGACCCGGCCGTGCAACGGGCCCTGCAGGCACTGCACCGGCAGCGCGAGTTGGGCACCGACCCGATCGGCGTGATCCCGGTCGGCCGCCCCCCGGCGACCGCCGCCGCCCGTACCCTCGGCGTCCCGGCCGAACCCGTCGCGGCCGCCCGCGCGGTGCTCGGCGGCAGCCCGCGTAAGCAGGACCTGCTGATCGACGACGGTGGCGGGGTGGTCCTCTCCGAGGTCCGGTTCACCGGCGGCCGGTGGGGCCGGACGGACGGATGGCGTTCGCTATGGGCGAAATTCGCTGCGCCCGAGCAGGGGAAGCTCCCCGCCGCCGAGGAGGTCCGGATCGAGGCCGACGGCCGGCTGCTCGCCGACCTGCACCAGCACGTCTCCCGGCTGCGGATCTCGGTGGCCGACGGCTGCATGGAGATCGTCCTGCGGCTGGACGGCGAACCGTGCCGCCACCGGGCCGCCTCGCTGACCGTCACCGGGCGCGGATTCGGCTACCAGGCGGACGGCCGCCCCTCGGGTCCGGTCCGCCAGCGCACCTGGACGGTCCACGCCGGCGCCTGGGAACTGCTGCTCCCGGCCGGGTGA